One stretch of Candidatus Thorarchaeota archaeon DNA includes these proteins:
- a CDS encoding type II toxin-antitoxin system RelE/ParE family toxin has translation MPTYEVLLSETAVSQLRLLESKQNKRIKDALACLAQDPFHSRSGTDIKKLRIHSDPPLFRLRIGMYRAIYFVIDRKVKVTEIIHRSKGYKWLE, from the coding sequence TTGCCGACCTATGAGGTACTTCTCTCAGAAACTGCAGTTTCTCAACTGCGCCTTCTAGAGTCTAAACAAAATAAACGAATCAAGGACGCATTGGCATGTCTTGCACAAGATCCATTTCATTCACGTTCTGGTACAGACATAAAGAAACTCAGGATACATTCGGATCCTCCTTTGTTTCGTTTGAGGATTGGAATGTACAGAGCAATCTATTTCGTAATTGATAGAAAAGTAAAAGTCACCGAGATAATTCATCGAAGCAAAGGCTACAAATGGCTCGAATAA